One Myotis daubentonii chromosome 12, mMyoDau2.1, whole genome shotgun sequence genomic region harbors:
- the KCNS3 gene encoding potassium voltage-gated channel subfamily S member 3: protein MVFGEFFHRPGPDEELVNLNVGGFKQSVDQSTLLRFPHTRLGKLLTCHSEEAILELCDDYSVADKEYYFDRNPSLFQYVLNFYYTGKLHVMEELCVFSFCQEIEYWGINELFIDSCCSNRYQERKEETHEKDWDQKSNDVSTDSSFEESSLFEKELEKFDKLRFGRLRKKIWIRMENPASCLSAKLIAISSLSVVLASIVAMCIHSMSEFQNEDGEVDDPVLEGVEIACIAWFTSELAIRLMAAPCQKKFWKHPLNIIDFVSIIPFYATLAVDTKEEESEDIENMGKAIQILRLMRIFRILKLARHSVGLRSLGATLRHSYHEVGLLLLFLSVGISIFSVLIYSVEKDDDTSSLTSIPICWWWATISMTTVGYGDTHPVTVPGKLIASTCIICGILVVALPITIIFNKFSKYYQKQKDIDVDPCSEDPAEKGHELPYFNIRDMYAQRMHAFISSLSPVGIVVGDPDSTDASSIEDEEDVYNMASLENCTAK from the coding sequence ATGGTTTTTGGTGAGTTCTTCCATCGCCCTGGACCAGACGAGGAACTTGTCAACTTGAATGTGGGGGGCTTTAAGCAGTCCGTGGACCAGAGCACCCTCCTGCGCTTTCCACACACCAGACTTGGGAAGCTGCTCACCTGCCACTCGGAAGAGGCCATCCTGGAGCTGTGTGATGACTACAGCGTGGCCGACAAAGAGTACTATTTCGATCGGAACCCCTCCTTGTTCCAATATGTGTTGAATTTTTATTACACGGGGAAGCTGCACGTCATGGAGGAGCTGTGCGTGTTCTCCTTCTGCCAGGAGATCGAGTACTGGGGCATCAACGAGCTCTTCATCGACTCCTGCTGCAGCAACCGCTACCAGGAGCGCAAGGAGGAGACCCACGAGAAGGACTGGGACCAGAAAAGCAACGATGTGAGCACCGACTCCTCCTTTGAAGAGTCGTCTCTGTTCGAGAAGGAGCTGGAGAAGTTTGACAAGCTGCGATTTGGCCGGCTCCGCAAGAAGATCTGGATTCGCATGGAAAACCCAGCCTCCTGCCTGTCAGCCAAGCTCATCGCTATCTCTTCCCTGAGCGTGGTGCTGGCCTCCATTGTGGCCATGTGTATCCACAGCATGTCCGAGTTCCAGAACGAGGATGGCGAGGTGGATGACCCGGTGCTGGAAGGGGTGGAGATCGCGTGCATCGCTTGGTTCACCAGCGAGCTTGCCATCCGGCTCATGGCTGCTCCCTGTCAAAAGAAATTCTGGAAACACCCTCTGAACATAATCGACTTTGTGTCCATCATTCCCTTCTACGCCACGTTGGCTGTAGACACCAAGGAGGAAGAGAGCGAGGACATCGAGAACATGGGCAAGGCGATCCAGATCCTCAGGCTGATGAGGATTTTCCGAATCCTCAAGCTTGCCCGGCACTCAGTAGGGCTTCGGTCTCTCGGTGCCACGCTGAGGCACAGCTACCATGAAGtcgggctgctgctcctcttccTCTCAGTGGGCATTTCCATCTTTTCTGTGCTCATCTACTCTGTGGAGAAGGATGACGACACGTCGAGCCTCACCAGCATCCCCATCTGCTGGTGGTGGGCCACCATCAGCATGACGACTGTGGGCTATGGAGACACCCACCCCGTCACCGTGCCTGGGAAGCTTATCGCCAGCACGTGCATCATCTGCGGCATCTTGGTGGTGGCCCTGCCCATCACCATCATCTTCAACAAATTCTCCAAGTACTACCAGAAGCAAAAGGACATTGACGTGGACCCGTGCAGTGAGGACCCGGCAGAGAAGGGTCATGAGCTCCCTTACTTCAACATTAGGGACATGTATGCCCAGCGGATGCACGCCTTCATTAGCAGTCTCTCTCCTGTGGGAATTGTGGTGGGCGATCCTGACTCCACAGACGCCTCAAGCATTGAAGATGAGGAGGACGTTTATAACATGGCGTCCTTGGAGAATTGCACAGCCAAATGA